In a genomic window of Bradyrhizobium ontarionense:
- a CDS encoding helix-turn-helix domain-containing protein — MKRTDSAAAKRKTVAGRTPMKPKSAGGNVGSTAEKAREGAETGAENRGDGKGSWHLARSDAERRLSDFEFALERLAQSYYRWKASCLAAVCEVPLTGDDVAVLNVVRMGDEPKRLTEVGQLLNRVDVPNLQYATRKLVRAGLIETEGRSSRKETRYRATARGRAVTEDYAALRAATLPPMFESMPGWIDSCAATTAQLDQMSGLYSQATRVAITRRHQS; from the coding sequence TTGAAGAGGACTGATAGCGCCGCGGCGAAGCGCAAGACCGTGGCGGGCAGGACACCTATGAAGCCGAAATCCGCAGGCGGCAACGTCGGTTCGACGGCCGAGAAGGCGCGAGAGGGTGCCGAGACCGGCGCCGAGAACAGAGGCGATGGCAAAGGCTCCTGGCATCTCGCCCGCAGCGATGCCGAGCGGCGGCTGTCGGATTTCGAGTTCGCCCTGGAGCGGCTGGCGCAATCCTATTATCGCTGGAAGGCGTCCTGCCTCGCAGCGGTGTGCGAGGTGCCGCTGACCGGTGACGATGTCGCCGTCCTCAACGTCGTGCGCATGGGCGACGAACCGAAGCGGCTCACCGAGGTCGGGCAGCTGCTCAACCGCGTCGACGTGCCCAACCTGCAATATGCGACACGCAAGCTGGTGCGCGCCGGGCTGATCGAGACCGAGGGGCGCTCCTCGCGCAAGGAGACGCGCTACCGCGCCACGGCGCGGGGCCGCGCCGTCACCGAGGACTACGCGGCCTTGCGCGCCGCAACCCTGCCGCCGATGTTCGAATCGATGCCCGGCTGGATCGACAGCTGCGCCGCGACAACCGCGCAGCTCGACCAGATGTCGGGACTGTACAGCCAGGCGACGCGGGTGGCGATCACCAGGCGGCACCAGTCCTGA